From a single Spongiibacter taiwanensis genomic region:
- a CDS encoding prepilin peptidase codes for MTILQLADSQPFIFLAIVAIFALMFGSFFNVVIYRLPKIMEQSWQQECRLLLELPAQDEKPFSLSKPNSHCPSCKSPVKVWQNIPIVSFLMLKGRCGNCKTAISWRYPAIELTTAALAVFAIAHFGATPQGVAVVLFSWLLLIMSMIDMDHQLLPDQLTLPLLWLGLAFHAFTGTLPLADAVWGAIFGYLVLWSVYWLFKLLTGKEGMGYGDFKLLAALGAWLGWQQLPLIIILSSLVGAVLGAISLSLAGKGRGQTIPFGPYLAAAGWIAMFWGDQIVSSYLQFAGFK; via the coding sequence ATGACCATTCTGCAACTGGCAGACAGCCAGCCCTTTATCTTTCTGGCCATTGTCGCCATTTTTGCGCTGATGTTTGGCAGCTTTTTTAATGTGGTGATTTACCGCCTGCCGAAAATCATGGAACAAAGCTGGCAGCAAGAGTGTAGATTGCTACTGGAGCTGCCAGCCCAGGACGAAAAACCCTTCAGCCTGAGCAAGCCCAACTCCCACTGCCCTAGCTGCAAAAGCCCCGTTAAGGTTTGGCAAAACATCCCAATTGTCAGTTTCCTCATGCTGAAAGGTCGCTGTGGGAACTGCAAGACAGCGATCAGCTGGCGCTATCCCGCCATCGAGTTGACGACCGCAGCGCTGGCAGTGTTCGCGATTGCCCATTTCGGTGCCACACCCCAGGGGGTTGCCGTGGTGCTGTTCAGTTGGCTTTTGCTGATCATGTCGATGATCGATATGGACCACCAACTGCTGCCCGACCAACTTACTTTACCCCTGCTCTGGCTCGGCCTGGCCTTCCACGCATTCACCGGCACCTTGCCCTTGGCGGATGCGGTTTGGGGCGCCATTTTTGGCTACCTGGTGCTGTGGTCTGTTTACTGGCTGTTCAAGTTGCTGACCGGCAAAGAAGGCATGGGCTACGGCGACTTCAAGTTGCTCGCGGCCCTCGGCGCCTGGCTCGGCTGGCAGCAGTTGCCGCTGATTATTATTTTATCCTCGCTGGTGGGTGCGGTGCTCGGCGCCATCAGCCTGAGCCTTGCGGGCAAGGGGCGCGGCCAGACCATTCCCTTCGGCCCCTACCTGGCCGCCGCGGGATGGATTGCCATGTTCTGGGGCGATCAAATCGTCTCCAGCTACCTCCAGTTTGCCGGCTTTAAATAG
- the coaE gene encoding dephospho-CoA kinase (Dephospho-CoA kinase (CoaE) performs the final step in coenzyme A biosynthesis.): protein MYIVGLTGGIGSGKSAATRAFADKGVVIVDADVVAREVVEPGTPALKAIAAHFGDDILQENGALDRAALRQRIFADQDEKRWLEALLHPLIHAETRRQLDAAQSPYVIYVSPLLVDGGQQTMCKDLVVVDVPEAVQIERTMARDNNPRSLVEKILASQVDRQTRLAAATHVIDNSRDLAYLAAQVDTLHQEFLSKAKRND, encoded by the coding sequence ATGTATATCGTTGGCTTAACCGGGGGAATAGGCAGCGGCAAAAGCGCCGCCACCCGCGCCTTTGCCGACAAAGGCGTGGTCATCGTTGACGCTGACGTGGTCGCCCGCGAAGTAGTCGAACCTGGCACACCGGCATTAAAAGCCATTGCGGCCCACTTCGGTGATGACATTTTGCAGGAAAATGGCGCGCTGGACAGAGCGGCTCTACGACAGCGTATCTTTGCCGATCAGGATGAAAAGCGCTGGCTGGAAGCCCTCCTGCACCCGCTGATTCACGCAGAGACCCGGCGCCAGCTGGATGCCGCCCAATCACCCTATGTCATTTATGTGTCGCCCCTGCTGGTCGATGGCGGCCAGCAGACCATGTGCAAGGACCTTGTGGTGGTGGATGTGCCGGAAGCCGTGCAAATTGAGCGCACGATGGCCAGAGATAACAACCCGCGGTCTCTCGTCGAAAAAATTCTTGCCAGCCAGGTGGACCGCCAGACTCGCCTTGCAGCAGCCACCCATGTCATCGACAATAGCCGGGACTTGGCCTACCTAGCAGCACAGGTCGACACACTTCACCAGGAGTTCTTAAGCAA